In the genome of bacterium, one region contains:
- a CDS encoding MerR family transcriptional regulator — protein MRIGELAKASGIATSRIRFYETVGLIAPRDRTEAGYRRYGDDALHTLEIINHARAAGFTLSEIRSLLPTSAPDRDWDRPGLLAALHGKAAAMEDLQQRLTRAQRRLRRVIADIESKPEDLSCTDNAERIMQQLRLDLSRSKQ, from the coding sequence ATGAGGATCGGCGAGCTTGCGAAGGCCAGCGGAATCGCGACCTCGCGTATCCGGTTCTACGAGACAGTGGGACTGATCGCGCCTCGCGATCGCACCGAGGCCGGGTACCGGCGTTACGGCGACGACGCCCTGCATACACTGGAGATCATCAACCACGCCCGGGCTGCCGGATTCACGCTGTCCGAGATCCGGTCACTTCTGCCCACCTCCGCCCCTGACCGCGACTGGGACCGCCCCGGACTCCTCGCGGCCCTCCACGGAAAGGCCGCCGCGATGGAGGATCTCCAACAACGCCTCACCCGAGCCCAGCGTCGGCTCCGCAGAGTTATCGCCGACATTGAGAGCAAGCCCGAAGATCTGTCCTGCACCGACAACGCCGAACGCATCATGCAACAGTTGCGGCTTGATCTCAGTCGGTCCAAGCAATAG